In a single window of the Dreissena polymorpha isolate Duluth1 chromosome 3, UMN_Dpol_1.0, whole genome shotgun sequence genome:
- the LOC127871243 gene encoding snaclec 1-like isoform X3, translating into MRRGDMMTTSQGLFVTVCWILMTNGGAVCPDGYCRHSDGCYRTVALNVTWIDARSYCEVLGGHLLSPVSQSMAAAAEGALRRMKGTIFPGKFWIDITDLLNPKDWKRMSDKKALNFTNWDTTSGTGTSEVGARNCVYMSESLDYKWVPASCIETINFLCYHAG; encoded by the exons ATGCGTCGCGGAGACATGATGACGACGTCGCAGGGTTTGTTCGTGACAGTTTGCTGGATTTTGATGACAAACG GAGGTGCTGTGTGCCCAGATGGCTATTGTCGCCACTCGGACGGGTGTTACCGGACCGTGGCCCTCAATGTCACGTGGATAGACGCGAGA TCGTACTGTGAGGTGTTGGGTGGACATCTCCTTTCCCCTGTATCCCAGTCCATGGCAGCTGCGGCAGAGGGCGCTCTGCGTAGAATGAAAG GTACCATCTTCCCAGGCAAGTTCTGGATTGACATCACTGATCTGTTGAACCCGAAGGACTGGAAGAGGATGAGCGACAAGAAGGCGCTCAACTTCACGAATTGGGATACCACTTCCGGTACTGGGACCTCGGAGGTTGGCGCCCGGAACTGTGTGTACATGTCCGAATCTCTGGACTACAAATGGGTACCCGCTTCGTGTATTGAAACGATAAATTTTCTCTGCTACCATGCCGGGTAA
- the LOC127871243 gene encoding snaclec 1-like isoform X1 produces the protein MRRGDMMTTSQGLFVTVCWILMTNGGAVCPDGYCRHSDGCYRTVALNVTWIDARSYCEVLGGHLLSPVSQSMAAAAEGALRRMKGTIFPGKFWIDITDLLNPKDWKRMSDKKALNFTNWDTTSGTGTSEVGARNCVYMSESLDYKWVPASCIETINFLCYHAGLPPTTERYVAGTTRLYHKRRGWSNEDIYDYRDISPADVDC, from the exons ATGCGTCGCGGAGACATGATGACGACGTCGCAGGGTTTGTTCGTGACAGTTTGCTGGATTTTGATGACAAACG GAGGTGCTGTGTGCCCAGATGGCTATTGTCGCCACTCGGACGGGTGTTACCGGACCGTGGCCCTCAATGTCACGTGGATAGACGCGAGA TCGTACTGTGAGGTGTTGGGTGGACATCTCCTTTCCCCTGTATCCCAGTCCATGGCAGCTGCGGCAGAGGGCGCTCTGCGTAGAATGAAAG GTACCATCTTCCCAGGCAAGTTCTGGATTGACATCACTGATCTGTTGAACCCGAAGGACTGGAAGAGGATGAGCGACAAGAAGGCGCTCAACTTCACGAATTGGGATACCACTTCCGGTACTGGGACCTCGGAGGTTGGCGCCCGGAACTGTGTGTACATGTCCGAATCTCTGGACTACAAATGGGTACCCGCTTCGTGTATTGAAACGATAAATTTTCTCTGCTACCATGCCGG ACTGCCACCAACCACAGAACGATACGTGGCTGGTACGACTCGGCTCTACCACAAGCGCCGCGGATGGTCCAATGAAGACATCTACGACTATAGGGACATCAGTCCAGCAGATGTAGACTGCTGA